A genome region from Sphingobium sp. WTD-1 includes the following:
- the efp gene encoding elongation factor P, with product MKISGVDIRPGNNIEYEGGLWRAVKIQHTQPGKGGAYMQVELKNLIDGRKNNVRFRSAESVERIRLDTKDFQYLYPEGDMLVFMDTETYDQINLPMDLVGDAAAFLQDGMMVMLEMYEERPISVQLPETVEATIVEADAVVKGQTASASYKPAILDNGVRVMVPPHIVTGTRIVVDVYEREYVKRAD from the coding sequence ATGAAGATCAGCGGCGTGGACATTCGTCCCGGCAACAATATCGAATATGAGGGTGGCCTGTGGCGCGCCGTCAAGATTCAGCACACCCAGCCCGGCAAGGGCGGCGCCTATATGCAGGTGGAACTGAAGAACCTGATCGATGGCCGCAAGAACAATGTCCGCTTCCGCTCGGCCGAGAGCGTCGAGCGCATCCGCCTCGACACCAAGGATTTCCAGTATCTCTACCCCGAGGGTGACATGCTGGTGTTCATGGACACCGAAACCTATGATCAGATCAACCTGCCGATGGACCTGGTCGGTGATGCCGCCGCCTTCCTGCAGGATGGCATGATGGTCATGCTGGAAATGTATGAAGAACGTCCGATCAGCGTCCAACTGCCTGAGACGGTCGAAGCGACCATCGTCGAAGCCGACGCCGTGGTGAAGGGCCAGACCGCATCGGCCAGCTACAAGCCGGCGATCCTCGACAATGGCGTCCGCGTCATGGTTCCGCCGCACATCGTTACCGGCACGCGCATCGTGGTCGATGTCTATGAGCGCGAATATGTGAAGCGGGCCGACTGA
- a CDS encoding M23 family metallopeptidase → MNVRLWGGIAIALPLCIAFAHYCVRIVPAEAPVRSVASAAPTVSNGALLIPVEGVPASALTDTFTQARAGGARPHDAIDIMAARGRVVLAAADGRIEKIFWSEAGGRTLYERAPDGRTLYYYAHLDSYAPGLREGQAIRRGQRIATVGSTGNADPAAPHLHFAVNRMAPADPWYGGQPVNPYPLLVGQ, encoded by the coding sequence ATGAATGTCCGGCTGTGGGGCGGCATCGCGATTGCGCTGCCACTCTGCATTGCCTTTGCCCATTATTGCGTGCGGATCGTCCCGGCCGAAGCGCCGGTGCGATCCGTTGCATCCGCGGCGCCAACCGTCAGCAACGGCGCGCTGCTGATCCCGGTGGAGGGCGTGCCGGCGTCCGCGCTCACCGACACCTTCACCCAGGCGCGGGCAGGCGGCGCCCGTCCGCATGACGCGATCGACATCATGGCGGCGCGGGGCAGGGTGGTGCTGGCCGCTGCCGACGGCCGGATCGAGAAGATCTTCTGGAGCGAGGCAGGTGGTCGCACCCTCTATGAGCGCGCGCCCGACGGGCGCACCCTCTATTATTATGCCCATCTCGACAGCTATGCGCCGGGCCTGCGCGAAGGGCAGGCGATCAGGCGCGGCCAGCGCATCGCGACCGTGGGCAGCACGGGCAACGCCGATCCCGCAGCGCCGCACCTCCATTTCGCCGTCAACCGCATGGCGCCGGCTGATCCCTGGTATGGCGGCCAGCCGGTCAATCCCTATCCGCTGCTGGTCGGCCAATGA
- a CDS encoding L,D-transpeptidase family protein, translating into MMWESIALKYRLLGLPLLCAACNVSTTDANESQPAAPTNQAPINQAQAAPDPSAAYAFQVVEEPGGKPWQPSQILQAQVALDRWGFSPGVIDGKDGMSFKAALRGFQEANKLPVTGDYDQKTSAALLEGEAKPTTWLVRIPDGFARGPFFDIPKGLNNQASLPALTYRNLLEKLAERFHTTPEVLTGMNPPDTKVAAGATIRVPAIANQPVARIEGDERGWGETLASLGVAKDQPQADHLVVDKSEGLLKVYGADNRLIAQFPVTTGSQHDPLPLGEWTIKGVSRNPDFHYNPDLFWDAASKDQKAVLKPGPNGPVGVVWIDLSKDHYGIHGTPEPQLIGRTESHGCIRLTNWDAARLAQMVKSGVKAKFQA; encoded by the coding sequence ATGATGTGGGAGAGTATCGCCTTGAAATATCGTCTTCTCGGCCTGCCGCTGCTGTGCGCGGCCTGCAATGTGTCGACCACCGACGCCAATGAAAGCCAGCCCGCAGCGCCAACCAATCAGGCGCCGATCAACCAGGCACAGGCCGCGCCCGATCCGTCGGCCGCCTATGCTTTCCAGGTCGTGGAGGAACCCGGCGGCAAGCCCTGGCAGCCTAGCCAGATTTTGCAGGCGCAGGTGGCGCTCGATCGCTGGGGCTTTTCGCCTGGCGTGATCGACGGCAAGGACGGCATGAGCTTCAAGGCGGCCTTGCGCGGCTTCCAGGAGGCGAACAAGCTGCCCGTCACCGGCGACTATGACCAGAAGACCTCTGCGGCGCTGCTGGAGGGGGAGGCGAAGCCGACCACCTGGCTGGTGCGCATTCCTGATGGTTTTGCCCGCGGGCCCTTCTTCGACATTCCCAAGGGGCTGAACAATCAGGCGAGCCTGCCGGCGCTCACCTATCGCAACCTGCTCGAAAAGCTGGCCGAGCGCTTTCACACCACGCCCGAAGTGCTGACCGGCATGAACCCGCCCGATACGAAGGTCGCCGCCGGCGCGACCATCCGCGTGCCGGCGATCGCCAACCAGCCGGTGGCACGGATCGAGGGCGACGAGCGCGGCTGGGGCGAAACGCTCGCCAGCCTCGGCGTCGCCAAGGACCAGCCACAGGCCGACCATCTGGTGGTCGACAAGTCGGAAGGGCTGCTCAAAGTCTATGGCGCGGACAACCGCCTGATCGCGCAATTCCCGGTCACCACCGGGTCGCAGCATGATCCGCTGCCGCTGGGCGAATGGACGATCAAGGGTGTCAGCCGCAATCCCGACTTCCATTATAATCCAGACCTGTTCTGGGATGCCGCGTCGAAGGACCAGAAGGCGGTGCTGAAACCCGGTCCCAACGGTCCGGTCGGCGTCGTGTGGATCGATCTGTCCAAGGATCATTATGGCATCCATGGCACCCCCGAGCCGCAACTGATCGGCCGCACCGAAAGCCATGGCTGCATCCGCCTCACCAACTGGGATGCGGCACGGCTGGCGCAGATGGTGAAGAGCGGCGTCAAGGCGAAGTTCCAGGCATGA
- a CDS encoding DUF1622 domain-containing protein gives MPLEEFVHLTAEYIALVINLLAILAIAIGCIQGAIGLTGLLLFKADEDKLMPVWMSFGRWLVAGLTFQLAADIVETSIAPTWAEIGKLAAIAGIRTFLNFFLDRDMEGIREREKAKAEGETV, from the coding sequence ATGCCATTGGAAGAATTCGTCCACCTGACGGCGGAATATATCGCACTGGTCATCAACCTGCTGGCGATCTTGGCGATCGCCATAGGGTGCATTCAGGGCGCGATCGGTCTCACTGGCCTGTTGCTGTTCAAGGCGGACGAAGACAAGCTCATGCCCGTCTGGATGAGCTTTGGCCGCTGGCTCGTTGCCGGCTTGACCTTTCAGCTGGCGGCCGACATCGTCGAAACCAGCATTGCCCCGACCTGGGCGGAGATCGGCAAGCTGGCGGCGATTGCCGGCATCCGCACCTTCCTCAACTTCTTCCTCGATCGGGACATGGAAGGCATAAGGGAGCGGGAAAAGGCCAAGGCGGAGGGCGAAACCGTCTGA
- the thiE gene encoding thiamine phosphate synthase: MTDFTDEELALDPHFAEQFEKGFRPACQLYLISPPAIDETFVDQLAQAFDGGKVAAFQLRLKGIDDHAIAALAGPIQALCAEREVAFIINDSIGLAKRLNADGVHLGQEDGDPREARKQLGPKVQIGVTCHDSRHLAMEAGEAGADYVAFGAFYPTTTKETKHRAEPSILGWWTTLFELPCVAIGGITPDNAAPLIAAGADFLAVSGTVWNHPDGPKAGVAAFASVLGGA, encoded by the coding sequence ATGACCGATTTCACTGACGAAGAACTGGCGCTCGACCCCCATTTTGCCGAGCAGTTCGAAAAGGGCTTTCGCCCGGCCTGCCAACTTTACCTGATTTCGCCGCCGGCGATCGACGAGACTTTCGTCGATCAGCTCGCCCAGGCGTTCGACGGCGGCAAGGTCGCGGCCTTCCAGCTGCGCCTCAAAGGCATCGACGATCATGCCATCGCTGCGCTCGCCGGGCCGATCCAGGCGCTTTGCGCCGAGCGCGAGGTCGCCTTCATCATCAATGACAGCATCGGCCTGGCCAAGCGGCTGAACGCCGATGGCGTCCATCTGGGGCAGGAAGATGGCGACCCGCGCGAAGCGCGCAAGCAGCTCGGTCCCAAGGTGCAGATCGGCGTGACCTGCCATGACAGCCGCCATCTGGCGATGGAAGCGGGCGAGGCAGGGGCCGACTATGTCGCCTTCGGTGCCTTCTACCCGACCACGACCAAGGAAACGAAGCACCGCGCCGAACCGTCGATCCTGGGCTGGTGGACCACCCTGTTCGAACTGCCCTGCGTCGCGATCGGCGGCATCACGCCGGACAATGCCGCCCCCTTGATCGCGGCGGGCGCCGACTTCTTGGCGGTAAGCGGAACGGTGTGGAATCATCCCGACGGGCCGAAGGCCGGTGTCGCCGCCTTCGCGTCGGTGCTGGGCGGGGCCTGA
- a CDS encoding P1 family peptidase yields the protein MHHAFAALLLLSAAPVLAQEAPRPRAREAGVIVGILQPGPLNAITDVAGVQVGQVTLPRSTDVNTGVTAILPHGGNLFQDKVPAGFVAYNAFGKFIGSTQVAELGEIETPILLTNTLNVAEAGAASVEWTLAQEGNAEVRSVNAVVGETNDGMLNDIRGRHVTIADARRAIESAKAGPVEEGVVGAGTGTVAFGFKAGIGTSSRKLPASLGGWTVGVLVQANYGGVLTIAGVPVGVKLGRYDYRQQVEEKKADGSVVIVIATDAPLSDRNLRRVAERAFGGIARTGSSFSNGSGDYAIAFSTSDAVRRTTTKRNAVAAVDDLPNDRMSPLFQATIEATEEAVLNALFKAQTVVGNRGTAEALPLDKVLPMLKGAR from the coding sequence ATGCATCACGCTTTCGCCGCCCTGCTGCTCCTGTCCGCCGCGCCCGTGCTGGCGCAGGAGGCGCCGCGGCCGCGCGCGCGGGAGGCGGGCGTGATCGTAGGCATCCTCCAGCCCGGCCCGCTCAACGCGATCACCGACGTCGCGGGGGTGCAGGTGGGCCAGGTGACCTTGCCGCGCAGCACGGACGTCAACACCGGCGTGACCGCGATCCTGCCCCATGGCGGCAACCTGTTCCAGGACAAGGTGCCGGCGGGCTTCGTCGCCTATAATGCGTTCGGCAAGTTCATAGGATCGACCCAGGTCGCCGAGCTGGGCGAGATCGAGACGCCGATCCTGCTGACCAACACGCTGAACGTGGCGGAGGCCGGCGCGGCCTCGGTCGAATGGACGCTGGCGCAGGAGGGCAATGCGGAAGTGCGATCGGTCAATGCCGTGGTGGGCGAGACCAATGACGGCATGCTCAATGACATTCGCGGGCGCCATGTCACCATCGCCGACGCGCGGCGCGCGATCGAGAGCGCCAAGGCCGGCCCGGTCGAGGAAGGCGTGGTCGGCGCGGGCACCGGCACGGTGGCGTTCGGCTTCAAGGCGGGGATCGGCACATCCTCCCGCAAGCTGCCGGCGTCGCTGGGCGGCTGGACCGTGGGCGTGCTGGTGCAGGCCAATTATGGCGGCGTGCTGACGATCGCGGGCGTGCCGGTGGGCGTGAAGCTTGGCCGTTACGACTATCGCCAGCAGGTCGAGGAGAAGAAGGCGGATGGGTCGGTCGTGATCGTGATCGCGACCGATGCGCCCTTGTCAGACCGCAATCTGCGCCGCGTCGCCGAGCGCGCCTTTGGCGGCATCGCGCGGACCGGCTCCAGCTTCTCCAACGGCTCGGGCGACTATGCCATCGCCTTTTCCACCAGCGATGCGGTGCGGCGCACGACGACGAAACGCAATGCGGTGGCGGCGGTCGACGATCTGCCGAATGACCGCATGTCGCCGCTGTTCCAGGCGACGATCGAGGCGACCGAGGAAGCGGTGCTGAACGCGCTGTTCAAGGCGCAGACCGTGGTCGGCAATCGCGGGACGGCAGAGGCGCTGCCGCTCGACAAGGTGCTGCCTATGTTGAAGGGCGCGCGCTGA
- a CDS encoding fructose bisphosphate aldolase: protein MLDQDMVKKVSEGQGFIAALDQSGGSTPKALKGYGVEESAWTNDEEMFGLIHGMRSRVITSPAFTGDKVLGAILFERTMDGTVDGKPTPTALLERGVVPFIKIDKGLEDEANGVQLMKPMPELDALLARAKGLGVFGTKERSVVNLANREGIAAVVAQQFEVGKQVLAGGLMPIIEPEVNIKSPERAEADAILLEEILKQLDALPEGEQVMLKLSLPATAGLFDPLVDHPKVLRVVALSGGFSRTEACVELAKNRGIIASFSRALLNDLRHQMSDDEFNASLGEAIDEIYAASATKTPVAA from the coding sequence ATGCTGGATCAGGACATGGTCAAGAAGGTTTCCGAAGGTCAGGGCTTTATCGCCGCGCTTGACCAGAGCGGCGGTTCCACGCCCAAGGCGCTCAAGGGCTATGGCGTGGAGGAAAGCGCCTGGACCAATGACGAGGAGATGTTCGGCCTGATCCATGGCATGCGCAGCCGTGTCATCACCTCGCCCGCCTTCACCGGCGACAAGGTGCTGGGCGCGATCCTGTTCGAGCGTACCATGGACGGCACCGTCGACGGCAAGCCGACCCCGACCGCGCTGCTCGAACGCGGCGTCGTGCCCTTCATCAAGATCGACAAGGGGCTTGAGGACGAGGCGAACGGCGTGCAGCTGATGAAGCCGATGCCCGAGCTCGACGCACTGCTCGCCCGCGCCAAGGGCCTGGGCGTGTTCGGCACCAAGGAACGCTCGGTCGTCAACCTCGCCAACCGCGAGGGCATCGCTGCTGTCGTCGCCCAGCAATTCGAAGTCGGCAAGCAGGTGCTGGCCGGCGGCCTGATGCCGATCATCGAGCCGGAAGTGAACATCAAGTCGCCCGAACGCGCCGAGGCCGACGCGATCCTGCTGGAGGAAATCCTCAAGCAGCTCGACGCCCTGCCCGAAGGCGAGCAGGTGATGCTCAAGCTCTCGCTGCCCGCCACGGCCGGCCTGTTCGATCCGCTGGTCGATCACCCCAAGGTGCTGCGCGTCGTCGCCCTGTCGGGTGGTTTCAGCCGCACCGAAGCCTGCGTCGAACTCGCCAAGAATCGCGGCATCATCGCCAGCTTCAGCCGCGCACTGCTGAACGACCTGCGCCACCAGATGAGCGACGACGAATTCAACGCGTCGCTGGGCGAGGCGATCGACGAAATCTACGCCGCTTCGGCCACCAAGACCCCGGTCGCGGCCTGA
- a CDS encoding TlpA disulfide reductase family protein has translation MAAALMVGLLDIGPAQAAPKPVVGEMAPDFELTLIDGSTVSLAELKGQVVLLNFWATWCVPCRKELPTLDSYYGLQKKHGLKMFAITTEGSVPIAQLKQLFAAMHIPSAKRIKGPYGPLTGVPTNFVIDRAGRLRYAKSGAFELDDLNALLVPLLNEQPPA, from the coding sequence ATGGCCGCAGCCTTGATGGTGGGGCTGCTTGATATCGGACCGGCGCAGGCAGCGCCCAAGCCGGTGGTCGGCGAGATGGCGCCGGATTTCGAACTGACGCTGATCGACGGCAGCACGGTGTCGCTGGCGGAGCTGAAGGGCCAGGTGGTGCTGCTCAATTTCTGGGCGACATGGTGCGTGCCGTGCCGCAAGGAGTTGCCGACGCTCGACAGCTATTATGGGCTCCAGAAGAAACATGGGCTGAAGATGTTCGCGATCACGACCGAGGGATCGGTGCCGATCGCCCAGTTGAAGCAATTGTTCGCGGCGATGCACATCCCTTCGGCCAAAAGGATCAAGGGCCCCTATGGCCCGCTGACCGGGGTGCCCACCAACTTCGTCATCGATCGGGCGGGCCGGCTGCGCTACGCCAAGTCCGGCGCGTTCGAGCTGGATGATCTCAATGCGCTGCTGGTGCCCTTGCTCAACGAACAACCGCCGGCCTGA
- a CDS encoding MFS transporter, whose translation MTHSAALPLPRDDAPLSRFAILLMAVACGTMVANLYYAQTLIDVIGPEIGMSAGVAGLITTLTQLGYGLGIILVVPLADLFENRRIVLISAVATVLGCIAIALSNGPATFLIASVMTGVGATGVQVLIPLASHLAPPERQGRVVGTVMSGLLFGIMLSRPTASFLAGSVGWRATFLLSAGVIALVAIALLIACPQRRPKGGMHYGEVLASTFSQLGKYRVVRMRAFYQASMFAAFNLFWTAAPLSLIHDFGLSHNGIGAFALAGAGGALVAPVAGWLADRRLTGPASLGALIALAIGFLLADWTVAAGSLIGFTIMAVLIDAAVQVSQITGQKLIFSLDPHARGRINAAYMTVMFVVGALGSVIGSTTYEAGGWSLSAIAGAAIGGVAALVFILFDRGASASR comes from the coding sequence ATGACCCATTCTGCCGCCCTGCCCCTGCCGCGCGATGATGCGCCCCTGTCACGCTTTGCCATATTGCTGATGGCGGTCGCGTGCGGGACGATGGTCGCGAACCTCTATTATGCCCAGACGCTGATCGACGTGATCGGGCCGGAGATCGGCATGTCGGCCGGGGTCGCGGGCCTCATCACCACGCTAACGCAGCTTGGCTATGGCCTGGGCATCATCCTGGTGGTGCCGCTGGCCGACCTGTTCGAGAACCGGCGGATCGTGCTGATATCGGCAGTGGCGACGGTGCTGGGCTGTATCGCCATCGCCCTGTCCAATGGCCCGGCCACCTTCCTGATCGCGTCGGTCATGACCGGCGTGGGCGCGACCGGGGTGCAGGTGCTGATTCCGCTGGCCTCTCACCTCGCCCCGCCCGAGCGGCAGGGCCGCGTGGTCGGCACGGTGATGAGCGGCCTGCTGTTCGGCATCATGTTGTCGCGGCCGACCGCCAGCTTCCTCGCCGGATCGGTGGGCTGGCGGGCGACATTCCTGCTGTCGGCCGGGGTGATTGCGCTGGTCGCGATCGCACTGCTGATCGCCTGCCCCCAGCGCCGACCCAAGGGGGGCATGCATTATGGCGAAGTGCTGGCCTCCACCTTCTCGCAGCTCGGCAAATATCGCGTCGTGCGGATGCGCGCCTTCTACCAGGCGTCGATGTTCGCGGCGTTCAACCTGTTCTGGACAGCCGCGCCGCTGAGCCTGATCCATGACTTTGGCCTCAGCCATAATGGCATCGGCGCCTTTGCGCTGGCGGGTGCGGGCGGCGCGCTGGTGGCGCCGGTGGCGGGCTGGCTGGCCGATCGACGGCTGACAGGCCCGGCCTCGCTCGGCGCGCTGATTGCGCTCGCCATCGGCTTCCTGCTGGCGGACTGGACGGTGGCGGCGGGCAGCCTGATCGGCTTCACCATCATGGCGGTGCTGATCGATGCGGCGGTGCAGGTCAGCCAGATCACCGGGCAGAAGCTGATCTTCTCGCTCGATCCCCATGCGCGCGGCCGGATCAACGCGGCCTATATGACAGTGATGTTCGTGGTCGGGGCGCTGGGATCGGTGATCGGATCGACCACCTACGAAGCGGGCGGCTGGAGCCTGAGCGCGATCGCCGGTGCGGCGATCGGCGGCGTAGCCGCGCTGGTCTTCATCCTGTTCGACCGAGGCGCCAGCGCCTCGCGCTGA
- a CDS encoding phosphoglycerate kinase, which translates to MAKPFKTLDDMGDITGKVVLVREDLNVPMQDGSVSDDTRLRAAMPTILELADRGAKVLILAHFGRPKGQKNPEFSLSKITRPLTQVLGREVQFIPDCQGEAATDGIKVMRNGDIAILENTRFHAGEEKNDPALVDAIAAIGDLYVNDAFSAAHRAHASTEGLAHKLPAFAGRSMEKELDALEAALGAPVKPVAAVVGGAKVSTKLDVLNNLVTKVDHLIIGGGMANTFLHARGVDVGKSLCEKDLADTADAIFDKAEEAGCIIHLPYDVVVAKEFAANPPSVRTCNVHEVAEDEMILDVGPAAVEALGDALKNCRTLVWNGPLGAFEIAPFDAATVALAKTAAALTKEGQLVSVAGGGDTVAALNHAGAAADFTFISTAGGAFLEWMEGKELPGVKALYA; encoded by the coding sequence ATGGCAAAGCCGTTCAAGACACTCGACGACATGGGCGACATCACCGGCAAGGTGGTGCTGGTGCGCGAGGATCTGAACGTGCCGATGCAGGACGGTTCGGTCAGCGATGACACCCGTCTGCGCGCGGCGATGCCGACCATCCTGGAACTGGCTGATCGCGGCGCCAAGGTGCTGATCCTGGCTCATTTCGGCCGGCCCAAGGGGCAGAAGAACCCGGAATTTTCGCTGAGCAAGATCACCCGTCCGCTGACCCAGGTGCTGGGCCGCGAGGTGCAGTTCATTCCCGACTGCCAGGGTGAGGCCGCGACCGACGGCATCAAGGTCATGCGCAACGGCGACATTGCGATCCTCGAAAATACCCGCTTCCATGCCGGCGAGGAAAAGAACGACCCCGCGCTGGTCGATGCGATCGCCGCGATCGGCGACCTCTATGTCAACGACGCCTTTTCCGCCGCGCACCGCGCCCATGCCTCGACCGAGGGGCTGGCCCACAAGCTGCCCGCCTTTGCCGGCCGCTCGATGGAGAAGGAACTGGACGCGCTCGAAGCCGCGCTCGGTGCCCCGGTCAAGCCGGTCGCGGCCGTCGTCGGCGGCGCCAAGGTGTCGACCAAGCTCGACGTGCTCAACAATCTCGTCACCAAGGTCGATCATCTGATCATCGGCGGCGGCATGGCCAACACCTTCCTCCACGCCCGCGGCGTCGATGTCGGCAAGTCGCTGTGCGAAAAGGATCTGGCCGACACGGCCGACGCCATCTTCGACAAGGCCGAGGAAGCCGGCTGCATCATCCATCTGCCCTATGACGTGGTCGTGGCGAAGGAATTTGCCGCCAACCCGCCGTCGGTGCGCACCTGCAACGTCCATGAAGTCGCGGAAGACGAAATGATCCTCGACGTCGGCCCGGCTGCGGTCGAGGCGCTGGGCGATGCGCTCAAGAATTGCCGCACCCTGGTGTGGAACGGTCCGCTCGGTGCGTTCGAGATCGCACCGTTCGACGCGGCGACCGTCGCCCTTGCCAAGACCGCGGCGGCGCTCACCAAGGAAGGCCAGCTGGTCTCGGTCGCGGGCGGTGGCGACACCGTCGCCGCGCTCAACCATGCGGGCGCGGCCGCCGACTTCACCTTCATCTCGACCGCTGGCGGCGCCTTCCTCGAATGGATGGAAGGCAAGGAACTGCCGGGCGTGAAGGCCCTCTACGCCTAA
- the gap gene encoding type I glyceraldehyde-3-phosphate dehydrogenase translates to MATKVAINGFGRIGRLVARAILSRTDHDLELVSINDLGDAKANALLFKRDSVHGNWAGEVSVDGDFLVVDGKKIKVTAERDPANLPHAELGVEIALECTGIFTSKDKAGAHLTAGAKRVVISAPGTNVDKTVVFGVNHDELTADDIIISNASCTTNCLAPLAKVLNDSIGIERGFMTTIHSYTNDQNTLDQIHKDMRRARAAALSMIPTTTGAARAVGEVLPALKGKLDGSSVRVPTPNVSVVDLKFIPSRATTVEEVNGLLKAASESGPLKGILGYSDEPLVSIDYNGDPRSSTVDSLETAVIEGNLVRVLSWYDNEWGFSNRMIDTSGVMAKFL, encoded by the coding sequence GTGGCAACGAAGGTAGCAATCAACGGTTTCGGCCGCATCGGTCGTCTGGTGGCGCGCGCCATCCTCTCGCGCACCGACCATGATCTGGAACTGGTGAGCATCAACGACCTGGGCGATGCCAAGGCCAATGCCCTGCTGTTCAAGCGCGACTCGGTCCACGGCAACTGGGCCGGCGAAGTCAGCGTCGACGGCGATTTCCTGGTGGTCGACGGCAAGAAGATCAAGGTGACGGCGGAGCGCGATCCCGCCAACCTGCCGCATGCCGAACTGGGTGTCGAAATCGCCCTGGAATGCACCGGCATCTTCACCAGCAAGGACAAGGCCGGCGCCCACCTGACCGCCGGCGCCAAGCGCGTCGTCATCTCGGCACCGGGCACGAATGTCGACAAGACTGTCGTCTTCGGTGTCAACCATGACGAACTGACCGCCGACGACATCATCATCTCGAACGCCAGCTGCACCACCAACTGCCTGGCGCCGCTCGCCAAGGTGCTGAACGATTCGATCGGCATCGAACGCGGCTTCATGACCACGATCCACAGCTACACCAACGACCAGAACACGCTGGACCAGATCCACAAGGACATGCGTCGCGCCCGCGCCGCTGCCCTGTCGATGATCCCGACCACCACCGGTGCCGCCCGCGCCGTGGGTGAGGTTCTGCCCGCGCTCAAGGGCAAGCTGGACGGTTCGTCGGTCCGCGTGCCGACCCCGAACGTCTCGGTCGTCGACCTGAAGTTCATCCCCAGCCGCGCCACCACGGTCGAGGAAGTCAACGGCCTGCTCAAGGCTGCGTCGGAATCCGGCCCGCTCAAGGGCATTCTGGGCTATTCGGACGAGCCGCTGGTCTCGATCGACTATAATGGCGATCCGCGCAGCTCGACCGTCGACAGCCTGGAAACGGCCGTGATCGAGGGCAACCTGGTCCGCGTGCTCAGCTGGTACGACAATGAATGGGGCTTCTCGAACCGCATGATCGACACCTCGGGTGTCATGGCGAAGTTCCTCTAA